Proteins from a single region of Butyrivibrio fibrisolvens:
- a CDS encoding SDR family oxidoreductase, with the protein MSYEQLTFPEGSTFLVTGGAGFIGCNITEALLKKGCKVRVLDNLSTGHIENINPFMDDPNFTFIKDDIRDLEACMRATDGVDYVCHEAAWGSVPRSIEMPLLYEDINIRGTLNMMEASRQNGVKRFAYACSSSVYGDSTVLPKREDQEGNPLSPYALTKQTNEKYGMLYKKLYGLNTYGLSYFNVFGRHQDPNGAYAAVIPKFIKQLLNGERPTINGDGRQSRDFTYIDNVIEGNLRACLAPEDAAGEMYNIGAGGREYLIDVYNNICEALGVDVEPIFGPARAGDIRDSNADISKARQKLGYDPSYDFAKGIKLAIEWYKENL; encoded by the coding sequence ATGAGTTACGAACAGTTAACCTTCCCAGAGGGAAGTACATTTCTTGTTACCGGTGGTGCGGGCTTTATCGGATGTAATATCACTGAAGCTCTTCTTAAGAAGGGTTGCAAGGTACGTGTACTTGATAACCTCTCAACAGGACATATAGAGAATATAAATCCATTTATGGATGATCCTAACTTCACATTTATAAAGGATGATATCAGAGACCTTGAGGCATGTATGAGAGCAACAGACGGCGTTGACTATGTATGTCATGAAGCCGCATGGGGCTCTGTTCCACGTTCTATCGAGATGCCACTTCTTTATGAAGACATCAACATCAGAGGAACACTTAACATGATGGAAGCATCACGTCAGAACGGCGTTAAGAGATTTGCATATGCATGCTCATCATCTGTATATGGCGATTCTACAGTACTTCCAAAGAGAGAAGATCAGGAAGGTAATCCTCTTTCTCCATATGCTCTTACCAAGCAGACCAATGAGAAGTATGGAATGCTTTATAAGAAGCTTTACGGACTTAACACATACGGATTGTCATACTTCAATGTATTCGGACGTCATCAGGATCCTAACGGCGCTTATGCAGCTGTTATCCCTAAGTTCATCAAGCAGCTCCTTAATGGTGAAAGACCTACCATCAATGGCGACGGAAGACAGAGCCGTGACTTTACATATATCGACAATGTAATCGAAGGTAACCTTCGTGCCTGCCTTGCTCCTGAAGATGCAGCAGGTGAGATGTACAATATCGGTGCAGGCGGAAGAGAGTATCTTATTGATGTATATAACAACATCTGTGAAGCTCTCGGAGTAGATGTAGAGCCTATATTTGGACCTGCCCGTGCAGGCGATATCCGTGATTCCAACGCAGATATCTCTAAGGCAAGACAGAAGCTTGGCTACGATCCTTCTTACGATTTTGCTAAAGGTATTAAACTTGCAATCGAGTGGTATAAAGAGAATCTGTAA
- a CDS encoding O-antigen ligase family protein produces MNKKISTIKGIKAVILIISLLLIISIFPLRMWTSIKEETGGGEIVGYTENVDSTHDAIQDFIAQYDRLDSISVFVNELVGGRYMRVAFWDYEKWVVMYQDLIDLGEETLPGYVEIPMGIDLEVGKTYRIFITVQNASFTVGTENITENANAAIGTFYYNDSTFDGYHLAAKYNYELPISKSKSFVYMGIVAAICIVLLIAAEFIGRKKSFGDITVHSLVKYTLNPVVTAGYAVLAFMVFPMKLFDDRITDILFYEAGLLISYLILLYAINHKRRDNREEVFTSFGSVYDNIRHYGQMILIAMAIWYGCDYMNGLANIFHTISERQMAVCLLGVIILTFSAKELLNVYNAVAVVIGAIAGFIYYNGNKLPETEKEYDLHNLILTLLIVILIECLILLLNLIRLLWLRIRNKSEWKNKKLTLSWYAVIVIAFFALIIIFRFARLWGVALAAIYSGLYFRYYVSGDPKKMLKVLSGGLSFNIIYTIGYCLYCRYFYGFIMGRYSMQFHTVTVTAEYLTIMLCATGALLIGKMIKAQDEEGFFDKLSVIWKEAVLFGFVTAYMFFSASRTGFLAIIITMFVMLVIAAITQKKKILSFISFVVICILAVVITFAPAFTLQRIVPVMIGHPYFIEIEDAVPDVRGSKDWDDYSYMSIERFISVFSEKMFSTDGIDYDYSEDKMNYDENGNPLYDADGNLIVSSQQSTDDQTLETEDAEYVEAESTEADAVVEEISEAEVAASDNPEEASGIEEYSNGRFDIWKAYLSSLNMTGHETMSAVAENGENLIHAHNSYIQIAFDHGIPTGIVFFLMIVCGIILAIVRYLKSRNEILSLLPFAIISGFAIAALTEWTFQLCNPMTIALMLTLPSLMFRDKK; encoded by the coding sequence ATGAACAAAAAGATCAGTACAATCAAAGGAATAAAAGCAGTAATTTTGATCATCTCACTACTTCTTATCATCTCCATATTTCCGCTTCGTATGTGGACCAGTATCAAGGAAGAAACAGGAGGCGGAGAAATTGTTGGATACACAGAAAACGTTGATTCCACTCATGATGCGATCCAGGATTTCATAGCGCAATATGACAGGCTTGATTCAATATCCGTATTTGTTAATGAGCTTGTTGGCGGACGCTACATGCGCGTTGCATTTTGGGATTATGAAAAGTGGGTCGTAATGTATCAGGATCTCATTGACCTTGGAGAAGAGACCCTTCCCGGTTATGTTGAAATTCCTATGGGAATAGACCTTGAAGTTGGAAAGACCTACAGGATTTTCATAACAGTACAGAATGCTTCATTTACTGTTGGAACTGAAAACATTACAGAAAACGCCAATGCAGCAATAGGCACATTTTACTATAACGATTCGACTTTTGATGGATATCATCTTGCTGCTAAATACAACTATGAGCTTCCCATATCTAAGAGTAAGAGCTTTGTATACATGGGCATTGTAGCAGCCATATGTATCGTTCTTTTGATAGCTGCGGAATTTATCGGAAGGAAAAAAAGCTTCGGCGATATAACCGTGCACAGCCTTGTAAAGTATACGCTTAACCCTGTTGTTACTGCAGGTTATGCGGTTTTAGCTTTCATGGTATTCCCCATGAAGCTTTTTGATGACAGGATCACGGATATCCTGTTCTATGAAGCAGGTCTGTTGATTTCATATCTTATCTTGCTTTATGCTATCAATCACAAACGAAGAGATAACAGAGAAGAAGTTTTCACATCCTTTGGATCTGTTTACGATAATATCAGGCATTATGGACAGATGATCCTTATAGCCATGGCAATCTGGTACGGATGTGATTATATGAATGGCCTTGCCAACATATTCCATACGATATCTGAAAGACAGATGGCTGTATGCCTGCTTGGAGTTATAATACTTACATTTTCTGCCAAAGAACTCCTCAATGTATATAATGCAGTAGCAGTAGTAATAGGAGCTATAGCAGGATTCATCTATTACAATGGCAATAAGCTGCCTGAAACTGAAAAAGAATATGACCTTCATAACCTTATACTGACTCTGCTTATTGTTATATTGATAGAATGCCTGATTCTTCTTCTGAATCTGATAAGGCTCTTGTGGCTTAGGATAAGAAACAAATCAGAATGGAAGAACAAAAAGCTCACCTTATCCTGGTATGCAGTGATAGTGATCGCATTCTTTGCCCTGATCATCATATTCAGATTTGCCCGTTTATGGGGAGTAGCCCTTGCAGCAATATATTCAGGGTTATATTTTAGATATTATGTATCAGGCGATCCTAAGAAGATGCTTAAGGTTCTGTCAGGTGGCCTGTCATTTAATATCATATATACCATTGGATATTGCCTGTATTGCAGATATTTCTATGGCTTTATCATGGGAAGATATTCCATGCAGTTCCATACAGTTACTGTAACAGCGGAGTACCTTACTATAATGCTGTGTGCAACCGGCGCACTACTCATCGGTAAGATGATCAAAGCTCAGGATGAAGAAGGTTTTTTTGATAAGCTGTCTGTTATCTGGAAGGAAGCTGTGCTCTTTGGATTTGTTACGGCATATATGTTCTTTTCAGCATCCAGAACTGGTTTCCTTGCAATAATTATCACGATGTTTGTGATGCTGGTCATAGCTGCAATAACTCAGAAGAAAAAGATACTTAGTTTTATAAGTTTTGTAGTGATCTGCATCCTGGCAGTAGTGATCACCTTTGCACCTGCATTTACACTTCAGAGGATTGTACCTGTTATGATAGGACATCCCTATTTCATCGAGATAGAAGATGCTGTTCCTGATGTACGAGGCTCTAAGGACTGGGATGATTACAGTTACATGTCCATAGAACGTTTTATCTCTGTGTTTAGTGAAAAGATGTTTAGCACAGATGGAATAGATTATGACTACTCCGAAGATAAGATGAACTACGATGAAAATGGAAATCCGTTATATGATGCAGATGGAAATCTTATTGTAAGTTCACAGCAAAGTACTGATGATCAGACTTTAGAAACAGAAGATGCTGAATATGTTGAAGCAGAGAGTACTGAAGCAGACGCTGTCGTTGAAGAAATATCTGAAGCTGAGGTTGCTGCATCTGATAATCCTGAAGAAGCAAGCGGTATCGAAGAATACAGTAATGGAAGATTTGATATCTGGAAAGCTTATTTAAGCAGCCTTAATATGACAGGTCATGAGACTATGTCTGCAGTTGCAGAAAATGGAGAAAATCTCATCCATGCCCATAATTCATATATTCAGATTGCATTTGATCACGGTATTCCAACAGGAATAGTATTTTTCCTGATGATCGTATGCGGAATAATTCTTGCGATAGTACGTTATTTAAAAAGCAGGAATGAAATATTATCACTCCTGCCCTTTGCAATAATATCCGGTTTTGCGATAGCTGCTCTTACAGAATGGACCTTCCAGCTGTGCAATCCTATGACGATCGCATTAATGCTGACCCTTCCTTCTCTCATGTTCAGAGATAAGAAGTGA
- a CDS encoding DUF6020 family protein, whose amino-acid sequence MTNKKRWADLILVIQAFVTIWSFECLGMFGASNIIWLILLVAIILLYRFSSGYTAGLNTKTALVTAAVFSGLYSFYNMTGITKQYDNLLFKAIVLFVVFTGIFILFYHGLRIVYKWYLSGQALDFFKASDTPLSKGIISRVFLVSFILCMLFWLPGYLYEFPGIITPDSINQIEQVLSLAPLSNHHPLAHTFLIGLCLRPAYAITGDLNIAIGFYTFVQMVLMALIVSYSVNTLKLIGLKLRWAYLSLAFYTLIPFQWVYMVTVWKDVLFAGFIMLFVATFIRVLLPGIEKIKISDLILHFIACVGTALFRSNGLYAFFLMIPFLCIWGFKAFKYRKRMIYTWGLSLAVILIIRFPVMGAFGVIQADFVESLSIPIQLFCRVLVEDKDLGMEDTMMVDKVIDTTYIHELYAPDFADNMKELFRAGDTDYLEEHIFEYAALWIRTGFKYPGLYIDEYKNMTYGYWYPDNPSGEGSYTVADNDGVCNNALGIERKWLMGGALARLWLKIREIGTKLGTMLPVYSVLFCMGAAFFIECISIGIVLSRKHKGKILPLLLPLFAVCTVLIATPVAADFRYTYFLTMLLPTIIIYPAFTDYKLTE is encoded by the coding sequence ATGACTAATAAAAAAAGATGGGCTGATTTGATCTTAGTTATACAGGCATTTGTGACCATATGGAGTTTCGAGTGTCTTGGGATGTTTGGAGCATCTAATATTATCTGGCTTATCCTCTTAGTAGCTATAATTCTTTTATACAGATTTAGTTCAGGATATACAGCCGGATTGAATACTAAGACAGCACTAGTAACAGCGGCTGTATTTAGTGGATTATATTCTTTTTATAACATGACAGGTATAACAAAGCAGTACGATAACCTTTTATTTAAGGCTATCGTACTGTTTGTTGTGTTTACGGGTATTTTTATTCTTTTTTATCATGGACTCAGGATTGTTTATAAATGGTATCTGAGCGGACAGGCTCTGGATTTTTTTAAAGCTTCAGATACTCCGTTATCTAAGGGAATAATATCCAGAGTGTTTTTAGTATCATTTATTTTATGCATGCTTTTCTGGCTTCCGGGATACCTGTATGAATTTCCGGGGATCATAACACCGGACAGTATCAACCAGATAGAACAGGTTTTGTCTCTTGCTCCTTTGTCCAATCATCATCCGCTTGCACATACTTTTCTGATAGGGCTATGTCTTCGCCCTGCATATGCCATTACCGGAGATTTAAATATTGCCATAGGTTTTTATACCTTTGTCCAGATGGTGCTTATGGCTTTGATAGTCTCATATAGCGTTAACACCTTAAAGCTTATTGGCCTGAAGCTAAGATGGGCATATCTGTCTCTGGCTTTTTATACCCTTATTCCCTTCCAGTGGGTATATATGGTTACAGTATGGAAAGATGTTCTTTTTGCAGGATTTATAATGCTGTTTGTAGCAACGTTTATAAGAGTATTGCTTCCTGGCATTGAAAAAATAAAGATTTCAGATCTTATTCTTCACTTTATTGCCTGCGTGGGGACGGCTCTTTTTAGAAGTAATGGCTTATATGCCTTTTTCCTTATGATACCTTTCCTGTGTATATGGGGATTCAAGGCATTTAAGTATAGAAAGCGCATGATATATACCTGGGGACTGTCGCTTGCAGTTATACTTATCATAAGATTCCCGGTTATGGGCGCATTTGGAGTCATTCAGGCAGACTTTGTAGAATCTCTCTCTATTCCCATACAGCTTTTTTGCAGAGTTCTTGTTGAAGACAAGGACCTTGGCATGGAAGATACCATGATGGTGGATAAGGTCATAGACACCACCTATATTCATGAATTGTATGCTCCCGACTTTGCTGATAACATGAAAGAACTTTTCAGAGCAGGAGATACTGATTATCTGGAAGAACATATCTTTGAGTATGCAGCGCTTTGGATAAGGACAGGATTTAAGTATCCGGGCCTGTATATTGATGAATATAAAAACATGACCTATGGCTACTGGTATCCGGATAATCCGTCAGGAGAAGGCTCTTATACTGTGGCTGATAACGATGGCGTATGTAACAACGCCCTGGGAATAGAACGAAAATGGCTTATGGGCGGAGCCCTTGCCAGACTGTGGCTGAAGATAAGAGAAATAGGTACCAAGCTTGGCACTATGCTTCCTGTATATAGTGTATTATTCTGTATGGGGGCAGCCTTTTTTATCGAATGTATATCTATTGGAATAGTATTGTCCAGAAAGCATAAAGGAAAGATACTTCCATTATTGCTGCCGCTGTTTGCAGTATGTACAGTACTTATAGCTACACCTGTAGCTGCTGACTTTAGATATACATATTTTCTGACTATGCTGTTGCCGACGATCATCATATATCCGGCATTTACAGACTATAAATTAACGGAGTGA
- a CDS encoding nucleotide sugar dehydrogenase, protein MDLYEKLLSGEEKLSLVGLGYVGMPIAVAYAKKIKVVGYDFNAAKVDLYKKGIDPTREVGNDAIKETTVEFTADPEKLKECKFHIVAVPTPVNDDHTPDLTPVESASHTLGKHLTKGSIVVYESTVYPGVTEDVCVPILEEESGLKCGVDFKVGYSPERINPGDKVHRLETITKIVSGMDEETLDVVAKVYSLVALAGVYKAENIKTAEAAKVIENSQRDINIAFMNELSMIFNRMGIDTQAVLKAAGTKWNFLNFQPGLVGGHCIGVDPYYLTYKAEELGYHSQIILSGRRINDDMGKYIAESCVKKLIANDVPVKSARVAILGFTFKENCPDTRNTKVIDIYKELGEYGITPVVVDPQADADEAKRLYGIDFDSMDAVKDMDAVIVAVAHEDFTSFSAKDIAAFFDPKHSTKVFLDIKGIFDKKDFTKPEFDYWRL, encoded by the coding sequence ATGGATTTATATGAAAAACTCCTTTCAGGAGAAGAAAAACTTTCTCTTGTAGGACTTGGATATGTAGGTATGCCTATTGCTGTAGCATACGCTAAGAAGATCAAGGTAGTCGGATATGACTTCAATGCAGCTAAGGTTGATCTTTATAAAAAGGGAATTGACCCTACAAGAGAAGTTGGTAACGATGCTATCAAGGAGACAACTGTAGAGTTCACAGCTGATCCTGAAAAATTAAAAGAGTGTAAGTTCCACATCGTTGCTGTTCCTACTCCTGTTAATGATGATCATACACCAGACCTTACTCCTGTAGAGAGCGCAAGCCATACACTTGGTAAGCACCTTACAAAGGGCTCTATCGTAGTATACGAGTCAACAGTATATCCCGGAGTTACAGAAGATGTATGTGTACCGATCCTTGAAGAAGAGTCCGGACTTAAGTGCGGAGTAGACTTTAAGGTTGGTTATTCTCCGGAGCGTATAAATCCAGGTGATAAGGTTCACAGACTTGAGACTATCACTAAGATCGTATCTGGTATGGATGAAGAAACACTTGACGTGGTTGCTAAGGTTTACAGCCTTGTTGCTCTTGCAGGTGTATATAAAGCTGAGAACATCAAGACAGCAGAAGCTGCTAAGGTTATCGAGAACTCACAGCGTGATATCAACATCGCATTCATGAACGAGCTTTCCATGATCTTCAACCGTATGGGAATTGATACTCAGGCAGTACTTAAGGCAGCAGGAACCAAGTGGAACTTCCTTAACTTCCAGCCTGGCCTTGTAGGCGGACACTGCATCGGTGTAGATCCTTACTACCTTACATACAAGGCAGAGGAACTTGGCTATCACTCACAGATCATCCTTTCAGGCCGTCGTATCAATGATGATATGGGTAAGTATATTGCAGAGAGCTGCGTTAAGAAGCTTATAGCTAACGATGTTCCTGTAAAGAGTGCAAGAGTTGCGATCCTCGGATTTACCTTCAAGGAGAACTGCCCTGATACACGTAACACCAAGGTTATCGATATTTACAAGGAGCTTGGAGAGTACGGAATCACACCTGTAGTAGTTGATCCTCAGGCAGATGCTGATGAAGCAAAGCGCCTTTACGGTATAGATTTTGATTCTATGGATGCAGTTAAGGATATGGATGCAGTAATAGTAGCTGTTGCACATGAAGACTTCACTTCATTCTCAGCTAAGGACATCGCAGCATTCTTTGATCCTAAACACAGTACAAAGGTATTCCTTGATATCAAGGGAATTTTTGATAAAAAAGATTTCACAAAGCCAGAGTTTGATTACTGGAGACTGTAA
- a CDS encoding glycosyltransferase family 4 protein, whose protein sequence is MSKVLFLANNSTGLYAFRNELLLSLKDEGYDVVVSIPDDEHREDIEKEGIRVVHTDLDRRGMNPAKDLKLIKKYKKLLKAEKPDVVLTYTIKPNVYGGYVCGRSGIPFISTITGLGSAFEKGGMVQKLVTFMYKASMKKCSCLFFQNAENKALFEKLGITGKKTALVGGSGVNLDYHKKADLNEHGDEIRFLYVGRLMKEKGIEEYLYAAQKMKQEYGDRVSFSTLGYDDDSYADRMKSAQEEGIVTAIPFHKDVRPFYAECDVLVQPSYHEGMSNVIMEAASAGRPVLCSDISGCRELVDDEKTGFVFKPCDGQALYEAMTKFMNLSKEEKLRLGDAGRIKMEKEFDRRIIVRAYVNEIKHILAR, encoded by the coding sequence ATGTCTAAAGTTTTATTTTTGGCTAATAATTCTACAGGCCTTTATGCTTTTAGAAATGAGCTTTTACTTTCTTTGAAAGATGAAGGCTATGATGTAGTTGTAAGTATTCCCGATGATGAACACAGAGAGGATATTGAAAAAGAGGGAATAAGAGTCGTACATACTGATCTTGACAGGAGAGGAATGAATCCTGCCAAAGATCTTAAACTTATAAAAAAATATAAGAAGCTTTTAAAAGCGGAGAAACCTGATGTGGTCCTGACATATACCATAAAGCCTAATGTCTATGGCGGGTATGTATGCGGACGATCAGGTATTCCTTTTATAAGCACTATTACAGGACTTGGAAGTGCCTTTGAAAAAGGCGGAATGGTTCAGAAGCTTGTAACTTTCATGTACAAAGCTTCTATGAAAAAATGTTCCTGTCTCTTTTTCCAAAATGCAGAAAATAAAGCCTTATTTGAAAAGCTTGGAATTACAGGAAAAAAGACAGCTCTGGTAGGCGGTTCAGGAGTAAACCTTGATTATCATAAAAAAGCTGATTTAAATGAACATGGAGATGAGATTAGGTTCCTTTATGTTGGCAGGCTTATGAAAGAAAAAGGAATAGAAGAATATTTATATGCCGCACAGAAAATGAAGCAGGAATATGGCGACAGAGTTTCTTTTTCTACTCTTGGATATGATGATGATTCTTATGCTGATAGGATGAAAAGCGCGCAGGAAGAAGGCATTGTAACGGCGATCCCTTTCCACAAGGATGTTCGTCCTTTCTATGCGGAATGTGATGTACTGGTACAGCCTTCCTATCATGAAGGTATGTCCAATGTTATCATGGAAGCTGCATCAGCAGGCAGACCTGTTCTGTGTTCAGATATAAGCGGATGTAGGGAACTTGTTGATGATGAAAAGACCGGTTTTGTATTTAAACCGTGTGATGGGCAGGCTTTATATGAAGCCATGACTAAATTTATGAACCTGTCAAAAGAGGAAAAGTTAAGACTAGGAGATGCCGGCCGTATCAAGATGGAGAAGGAATTTGACAGACGTATCATAGTTAGGGCATATGTTAATGAAATCAAACATATTCTGGCAAGATAA
- a CDS encoding HAD family hydrolase: protein MITIKRILEAKNYIDDFDGIIFDLDDTLYGEKQYVRSGYKEVAKVIPQVDRAYDKLYEAFLRHENAIDVVLASAGIASEEVKSLCLERYRYQEPDISLYDGVAELLDTIRKSGKKIGIITDGRPEGQRAKIRALGLEKKVDHIIITDELGGTQFRKPCPEAFKKMRELMDLPYEKLVYIGDNMRKDFIAPQELGMGAIHFNNVDGLYYSL, encoded by the coding sequence ATGATAACGATAAAACGCATTCTGGAAGCAAAAAATTATATAGACGATTTTGATGGAATTATCTTTGACCTTGATGATACCCTCTATGGAGAAAAGCAGTATGTACGAAGCGGATATAAAGAGGTAGCTAAGGTAATTCCTCAGGTAGACAGGGCTTATGATAAGCTATACGAAGCATTTTTAAGACATGAGAATGCGATCGATGTTGTCCTTGCATCAGCTGGAATTGCTTCTGAAGAAGTAAAGTCATTATGCCTTGAAAGATATCGTTATCAGGAACCTGATATAAGCCTCTATGACGGCGTTGCAGAGTTGCTTGATACTATCAGAAAGTCCGGTAAAAAGATTGGTATCATAACCGACGGAAGACCGGAAGGGCAGAGAGCCAAGATAAGAGCTCTTGGCCTTGAAAAAAAGGTCGACCACATCATTATCACAGATGAACTTGGCGGAACGCAGTTCAGAAAACCGTGTCCTGAGGCATTTAAAAAGATGCGTGAGCTTATGGATTTGCCATATGAAAAACTTGTGTACATAGGTGATAATATGCGTAAGGATTTTATAGCTCCCCAGGAACTTGGGATGGGAGCTATACATTTCAACAATGTTGATGGATTATATTATTCTTTATGA
- a CDS encoding ATP-grasp domain-containing protein produces MKIMFTSVGRRVELMQAFRSAADRLSADVTIIGADLVTDAPALYFCDEHLQVVRISDPLYIPNLIKYCSENKVDCLIPTIDTDLNLLAMNKEKFEEVGTKVLISGFDKVKLCRDKNFTADYFISLGLKSPKPVNSVEKFEEAVAQGKASFPAFIKPKDGSSSIDAYKVNNIEDLKVYAQKIGDYIIQPFISGREYTIDIFGDYEGNPVFITPRERLAVRSGEVLKTRITQDNKMIEEMKVLCADYKPCGQITVQLIREESTGDDYYIEINPRFGGGAPLSIKAGADSAEAVIRMLMGQSLSYQEGAARDGAIYSRFDQSICINPEQ; encoded by the coding sequence ATGAAAATAATGTTTACTTCTGTAGGACGCCGTGTAGAGCTTATGCAGGCGTTCAGAAGTGCAGCAGACAGACTATCAGCAGATGTTACTATAATTGGAGCAGATCTTGTTACAGATGCACCTGCTCTTTATTTTTGTGATGAACATCTGCAGGTTGTAAGAATTAGTGATCCGTTGTATATTCCAAATCTTATTAAGTACTGTTCTGAGAATAAGGTTGACTGCCTCATTCCGACGATAGATACAGATCTGAACCTTCTTGCCATGAATAAAGAGAAGTTTGAAGAAGTTGGAACAAAGGTTTTAATAAGTGGATTTGATAAAGTTAAGCTTTGCAGAGATAAGAACTTTACAGCAGATTATTTTATCTCACTTGGACTTAAGTCGCCAAAGCCTGTAAATAGCGTAGAAAAGTTTGAAGAAGCAGTTGCACAGGGCAAGGCTTCTTTTCCTGCATTTATAAAACCCAAGGATGGAAGCTCATCTATCGATGCTTATAAAGTTAATAATATAGAGGATCTTAAAGTATATGCCCAGAAAATAGGCGATTACATAATCCAGCCCTTTATAAGTGGCAGAGAATATACAATTGATATATTTGGAGATTATGAAGGAAATCCTGTATTTATCACACCTAGAGAAAGACTTGCAGTAAGATCCGGAGAAGTCTTAAAGACAAGGATCACGCAGGATAACAAGATGATCGAAGAGATGAAGGTTCTCTGTGCTGATTATAAACCCTGCGGACAGATCACCGTTCAGCTCATTCGTGAAGAGTCAACAGGAGATGACTACTACATAGAGATAAATCCAAGGTTTGGCGGCGGTGCACCACTTTCTATAAAGGCAGGAGCTGATAGCGCAGAAGCGGTTATCAGAATGCTTATGGGACAAAGCCTTAGTTATCAGGAGGGTGCTGCAAGAGACGGCGCTATATACAGCAGATTCGATCAGAGCATCTGTATTAATCCCGAACAGTAA
- a CDS encoding sugar transferase, producing the protein MKKNSFYSKYVKRFLDILISLMVIVLLCWLYAILALLVRTKLGSPVLFKQDRPGYKGKVFKLYKFRTMTDEKDANGNLLPDEIRLTKFGKWLRSTSLDEIPEFLNILKGDMSFIGPRPLLVQYLPLYSPEQARRHDVRPGLTGYAQAHGRNAISWAKKFELDVWYVDNISFGTDVKIIIDTIKTVVKKEGISSATSATMEPFNGHN; encoded by the coding sequence ATGAAAAAAAATTCATTCTATTCCAAGTATGTAAAAAGATTTCTGGATATATTGATCTCTCTTATGGTCATTGTACTTCTTTGCTGGCTGTACGCTATTCTTGCGCTGCTTGTAAGAACAAAGCTGGGATCTCCTGTTCTTTTTAAACAGGACCGTCCAGGATATAAAGGCAAGGTATTTAAGCTGTACAAGTTCAGGACTATGACAGATGAAAAGGATGCGAATGGTAACCTTCTTCCTGATGAGATAAGACTTACTAAATTCGGAAAATGGCTTAGATCAACAAGTCTTGATGAAATACCTGAATTTTTGAACATCCTTAAAGGCGATATGAGTTTTATTGGCCCCAGACCACTCCTTGTTCAGTACCTGCCATTGTATTCTCCTGAACAGGCAAGACGTCATGATGTAAGACCGGGGCTTACAGGATACGCACAGGCTCACGGACGTAACGCAATAAGTTGGGCCAAAAAGTTTGAGCTTGATGTCTGGTATGTAGATAATATAAGCTTTGGAACAGATGTGAAGATAATAATCGATACGATCAAAACCGTTGTCAAAAAAGAAGGCATAAGCAGTGCTACATCTGCAACAATGGAGCCTTTTAACGGGCATAACTGA